The following coding sequences lie in one Drosophila bipectinata strain 14024-0381.07 chromosome XR, DbipHiC1v2, whole genome shotgun sequence genomic window:
- the LOC108119440 gene encoding band 7 protein AGAP004871, with product MHPASPHQHRARLHIGSPGGSGSGSGNVQASSSTETFPLTPQIHQSGQQHTVHIPPSTSLPYQGLKTSENDDMGCVEILATVVSVLIMVLTFPISVFICFKVVSEYERAVIFRMGRLRSGGARGPGVFFVLPCVDDYYPVDLRTVSFDVPPQEVLSKDSVTVTVDAVVYYRISDPLKAVIQVYNYSHSTSLLAATTLRNVLGTRNLSELLTERETISHTMQMSLDEATDPWGVKVERVEIKDVSLPTALQRAMAAEAEAAREARAKVIAAEGEMKSSRALREASEIISASPSALQLRYLQTLSSISTEKNSTIIFPLPMELLTPFLNSQAHVQQLQLQHQQQQHQQQQQQQQQQQQQQHATGPGTPIHRHQHHQAHHQ from the exons ATGCATCCTGCCTCGCCGCATCAGCACCGCGCGCGCCTTCATATCGGTTCCCCCGGCGGATCCGGTTCGGGGTCGGGCAACGTGCAAGCCTCCTCCTCGACGGAGACCTTTCCGTTGACTCCGCAGATCCACCAGTCGGGTCAGCAGCATACAGTTCATATTCCGCCCTCCACATCGCTGCCGTACCAAGGACTCAAGACGT CCGAGAACGATGACATGGGCTGTGTGGAGATACTGGCCACCGTGGTCTCCGTGCTCATCATGGTCCTGACCTTTCCCATCTCCGTCTTCATCTGCTTCAAGGTGGTCTCCGAATACGAGCGGGCGGTGATCTTCCGGATGGGACGACTGCGCAGCGGAGGAGCTCGCGGTCCTGGCGTATTCTTTGTGCTGCCCTGCGTGGATGACTACTATCCGGTGGATCTGCGTACCGTCTCCTTCGATGTGCCGCCGCAAGAGGTTCTCTCGAAGGACTCGGTAACGGTGACCGTGGATGCGGTGGTCTATTATCGCATCAGTGATCCCCTCAAGGCCGTCATCCAGGTGTACAATTATAGTCATTCGACCAGTCTCCTGGCAGCCACTACGCTGAGGAACGTTCTGGGAACCAGGAATCTCTCTGAGCTGCTGACGGAACGGGAAACGATATCGCACACCATGCAGATGTCCTTGGACGAGGCCACCGATCCCTGGGGCGTTAAAGTGGAACGTGTGGAAAT CAAGGACGTGTCCCTGCCCACGGCTCTGCAAAGGGCTATGGCTGCAGAGGCGGAGGCCGCCAGAGAGGCCAGAGCCAAGGTTATAGCCGCCGAGGGTGAAATGAAATCCTCACGAGCTTTGAGAGAAGCCTCCGAAATTATATCAGCCAGCCCGTCCGCCTTGCAG CTCCGTTACCTGCAAACCCTGAGCAGcatttccactgagaaaaactCAACCATTATCTTCCCACTGCCTATGGAGCTGTTGACACCCTTCCTGAATTCTCAGGCTCATGTACAACAATTGCAGTtgcaacatcaacagcagcaacatcaacaacaacaacagcaacagcaacaacagcagcaacagcaacatgcaACAGGTCCTGGAACGCCAATACATCGGCATCAACATCATCAGGCACATCACCAGTGA
- the LOC108119437 gene encoding salivary glue protein Sgs-3, whose protein sequence is MKLLPLLWILISSSSLLLVSGEEKSANTVTDSKVIAGNLSTAPLGNATQGGTSPAVVVPGTPATPPAVQQGNQNSAKAEVPVEKAKDVTTTTDNGAKTRKRPLPTSSSIPSASTAAKPATQAKGDATAAASPSSNSTSSATSTTTTTAKPQAAGSAIVAEGQSLSDVTKASSSSKPNNSTAATTKSAISSTSTTTTTTTTTTTTTTTTPKPTKPPVAFGMNTHKEWEEEQKQESGPPKGNDKKNKDKPAAAGGASSQPLPVPSSTLAEPVTPVVQELTSNLADRGGNVYVVPIVTVLLTVPLAIGVVIVMYRRFRDMWSTRHYRRMDFLVDGMYND, encoded by the coding sequence ATGAAGCTGCTTCCTTTACTCTGGATACTGATCAGTTCCAGTAGCCTGCTCCTGGTTTCAGGCGAGGAGAAATCGGCAAACACTGTCACCGATTCCAAGGTGATCGCTGGGAACTTGTCGACTGCACCGCTTGGAAATGCCACCCAAGGGGGTACTTCACCGGCAGTGGTCGTTCCTGGAACACCGGCTACCCCACCAGCTGTCCAGCAAGGCAACCAGAACTCAGCGAAGGCAGAAGTACCAGTCGAAAAGGCAAAGGATGTGACTACCACTACGGACAATGGAGCCAAGACCAGAAAGCGTCCATTACCAACATCCTCCTCGATTCCGAGTGCATCTACAGCTGCCAAGCCTGCCACCCAGGCCAAGGGGGAtgcaactgctgctgccaGTCCATCTTCCAACAGCACTTCATCGGCTACATCAACCACGACAACGACTGCAAAGCCGCAGGCTGCAGGATCAGCCATAGTAGCCGAGGGTCAGTCCTTGAGCGATGTGACCAAGGCGTCCAGCAGCTCCAAACCCAACAATTCCACTGCGGCCACAACAAAATCAGCTATTTCTAGCACCTCAACgaccaccactaccaccacaaccaccaccactacGACCACTACCACTCCCAAGCCCACTAAACCGCCTGTTGCCTTTGGCATGAACACGCACAAGGAGTGGGAGGAAGAGCAGAAGCAGGAGTCAGGTCCACCGAAGGGCAATGATAAGAAGAATAAGGATAAACCGGCAGCGGCCGGCGGTGCTTCGTCTCAGCCTTTGCCAGTGCCATCTTCTACGCTCGCCGAACCGGTGACTCCTGTGGTGCAAGAGCTGACCAGCAATCTGGCCGATCGTGGCGGCAACGTGTATGTGGTGCCAATTGTCACTGTGCTGCTCACCGTGCCGCTGGCCATCGGTGTGGTGATCGTTATGTATCGTCGCTTCCGTGACATGTGGAGCACCCGCCACTATCGCCGCATGGACTTCCTGGTAGACGGCATGTATAACGACTGA
- the LOC108119436 gene encoding uncharacterized protein F54F2.9 has product MRLTAWSILLAVLLLQGGPASAWHSEELEIFDLVEEVNRNFYEFMGINQTATGAEVKRAFRTLSIVLHPDKNSAEDANIQFRNLVSIYEVLKDPSKREKYDRVLKEGMPNWKSALYYYRRMRKIGLYEGAFILFLITTVGQYLFAWAAYLEKKYTAEQVFGTKLKKLQKKNKNIDMDVILSEIPMPSLLNTLPVQIPLALWNLPRTIKNGFSKANELKDLALEKRRQELEAARRQEELEREAEEQVRLRKEHKENLRKRKQNSKAPEKTEEELRGYSQIQARELTDDDAVRPASQKSTVSGGFWTDEDLTELIRLVKKYPGGAGSRWNTIAESMNRSIQEVTFMAAKMKENGYRIPGQSDSVAETLVQESQQAQRKEKVKKTAAAATTVMAAGGEKSMLIPETNWTQEQQRALEAAIVKYRKTAGGDRWQKIANSVPEKTKEECLVRYKYLCELVKTQKRAEEEAQEPEEAQESPDPAEVEEAELETEEQVAPAEDPAAASAPAPASKKLSKREQRRRKRDLSSGEDSDDAYQYEIS; this is encoded by the exons ATGCGACTAACTGCATGGAGCATTCTCCTGGCCGTCCTGCTGCTCCAGGGCGGTCCAGCCTCCGCCTGGCACTCGGAGGAGCTGGAGATCTTCGACCTGGTGGAGGAGGTGAATCGCAACTTCTACGAGTTCATGGGTATTAATCAAACGGCCACGGGAGCGGAGGTCAAGCGCGCCTTCCGTACCCTCTCAATTGTCCTGCATCCGGATAAGAactctgccgaggatgccaACATCCAGTTCCGAAACCTAGTCTCTATCTACGAAGTCCTCAAGGATCCGTCCAAGCGCGAGAAATACGACCGGGTGCTGAAGGAGGGCATGCCCAACTGGAAGTCCGCCCTATACTACTACCGTCGGATGAGGAAGATCGGCCTGTACGAGGGCGCTTTCATCCTATTCCTGATCACCACCGTGGGCCAGTACCTGTTCGCCTGGGCCGCCTATCTGGAGAAGAAGTACACCGCCGAGCAGGTGTTTGGCACCAAGCTGAAGAAGCTACAgaagaagaacaagaacaTTGACATGGACGTTATACTTAGTGAGATTCCAATGCCCTCGCTGCTAAATACTCTGCCGGTCCAGATTCCGTTGGCTTTGTGGAACCTGCCCCGCACCATCAAGAATGGCTTCAGCAAGGCCAATGAGCTTAAGGATCTAGCTCTCGAGAAGCGTAGACA GGAACTGGAAGCTGCTCGCCGCCAGGAAGAGCTGGAACGCGAGGCCGAGGAGCAGGTTCGTCTTCGGAAAGAGCACAAGGAAAACCTTCGTAAGCGTAAACAGAACTCCAAGGCCCCAGAAAAGACTGAGGAGGAGTTGCGTGGCTACTCACAGATCCAGGCGCGCGAACTAACCGACGACGATGCAGTGCGTCCTGCCTCTCAGAAG AGCACTGTGAGCGGCGGTTTCTGGACCGATGAGGATCTGACCGAGCTAATCCGTTTGGTGAAGAAGTATCCCGGTGGTGCCGGCAGTCGTTGGAACACCATTGCCGAGTCAATGAACCGCAGCATCCAGGAGGTAACCTTCATGGCTGCCAAAATGAAGGAGAACGGCTATCGCATACCCGGACAGTCGGACAGTGTGGCCGAGACTCTTGTTCAGGAATCGCAGCAGGCGCAGCGCAAGGAGAAGGTCAAGAAGACTGCGGCAGCAGCAACCACTGTCATGGCTGCCGGTGGGGAGAAGAGCATGCTCATTCCGGAGACCAATTGGACCCAGGAGCAGCAACGGGCTTTGGAAGCAGCAATCGTTAAATACCGAAAGACAGCCGGCGGAGATCGCTGGCAGAAAATAGCTAATAGTGTGCCGGAGAAGACCAAGGAGGAGTGCCTGGTGCGCTACAAGTATCTCTGCGAGCTTGTCAAGACTCAGAAGCGGGCCGAGGAGGAGGCCCAAGAGCCGGAGGAGGCTCAGGAGTCGCCAGACCCGGCCGAAGTCGAAGAGGCCGAGTTGGAGACCGAGGAGCAGGTGGCTCCTGCAGAAGATCCCGCTGCGGCATCAGCACCAGCGCCAGCGTCCAAGAAGCTGAGCAAGCGCGAGCAGCGACGAAGGAAACGAGATCTGTCCAGTGGCGAGGACTCTGACGATGCATATCAGTACGAGATCAGTTAG